The following proteins come from a genomic window of Streptomyces sp. Sge12:
- a CDS encoding PH-like domain-containing protein, with translation MTPAVIQLAAEAAERQSAEVTSLGARIAWVIGLVVFIVFVYWLMRQGWKWRGALQSDLPELPAAPDGLPEHRLALTGRYHGSTTAGQWLDRIVAHGLGVRSRVELTLTDAGLDVVRPGATDFFVPADRLRGARLDKGIAGKVLTEGGLLVVTWAHGDKLIDSGFRSDRAAEHAAWVESISTLTTQNSSITTEGAER, from the coding sequence GTGACACCTGCAGTAATCCAACTGGCCGCCGAGGCCGCCGAACGACAGTCGGCGGAGGTGACCAGCCTGGGCGCCCGCATCGCGTGGGTGATCGGCCTGGTCGTCTTCATCGTGTTCGTGTACTGGCTGATGCGGCAGGGCTGGAAATGGCGCGGCGCTCTGCAGAGCGATCTGCCGGAGCTGCCCGCCGCCCCCGACGGTCTCCCCGAGCACCGGCTGGCCCTGACCGGCCGGTACCACGGCTCCACCACCGCCGGGCAGTGGCTCGACCGGATCGTCGCCCACGGTCTGGGCGTCCGCAGCCGGGTCGAGCTCACGCTCACCGACGCGGGCCTGGACGTGGTCCGACCGGGGGCCACCGACTTCTTCGTACCGGCCGACCGACTGCGCGGCGCCCGCCTCGACAAGGGAATCGCGGGCAAGGTACTCACCGAGGGCGGACTGCTCGTCGTCACCTGGGCGCACGGCGACAAGCTGATCGACTCCGGATTCCGCTCCGACCGCGCGGCCGAACACGCCGCCTGGGTCGAGAGCATCAGCACGCTGACAACACAGAACTCATCCATCACGACGGAAGGCGCCGAACGATGA
- the efp gene encoding elongation factor P: MASTNDLKNGMVLKLDGDQLWSVVEFQHVKPGKGPAFVRTKLKHVLSGKVVDKTFNAGTKVETATIDRRDMQFSYMDGEYFVFMDMTTFDQLMVDKKAVGDAANFLIEGFTASVAQHEGEVLYVELPAAVELKIEHTDPGVQGDRSTGGTKPATLETGYEIQVPLFVTTGETVKVDTRTSDYLGRKSN, translated from the coding sequence GTGGCTTCCACGAACGACCTCAAGAACGGCATGGTGCTCAAGCTCGACGGTGACCAGCTCTGGTCCGTCGTCGAGTTCCAGCACGTCAAGCCCGGCAAGGGCCCGGCCTTCGTGCGCACCAAGCTCAAGCACGTGCTCTCCGGCAAGGTCGTCGACAAGACGTTCAACGCCGGCACGAAGGTCGAGACGGCCACCATCGACCGCCGTGACATGCAGTTCTCGTACATGGACGGCGAGTACTTCGTCTTCATGGACATGACCACCTTCGACCAGCTGATGGTCGACAAGAAGGCTGTCGGCGACGCCGCCAACTTCCTGATCGAGGGCTTCACCGCCTCCGTCGCCCAGCACGAGGGCGAGGTGCTCTACGTGGAGCTCCCGGCCGCGGTCGAGCTCAAGATCGAGCACACCGACCCGGGCGTCCAGGGCGACCGCTCCACCGGTGGCACCAAGCCCGCCACCCTGGAGACGGGCTACGAGATCCAGGTCCCGCTCTTCGTCACCACCGGCGAGACGGTCAAGGTCGACACCCGCACCAGCGACTACCTCGGCCGGAAGAGCAACTAA
- the pyrR gene encoding bifunctional pyr operon transcriptional regulator/uracil phosphoribosyltransferase PyrR has protein sequence MDTQQHTDSMRPVLDAQDIARVLTRIAHEIVERAKGADDVVLLGIPTRGVYLARRLAAKLEEITGTKIPVGSLDITMYRDDLRMKPARAIGRTEIPGDDLDGRLVVLVDDVLFSGRTIRAALDALGDLGRPRAVQLAVLVDRGHRELPIRADYVGKNLPTSLRETVKVQLQEEDGRDAVLLGQRTTQAAGQ, from the coding sequence ATGGACACCCAGCAGCACACCGATTCCATGCGCCCCGTGCTCGACGCGCAGGACATCGCGCGGGTCCTGACCCGCATCGCCCACGAGATCGTCGAACGCGCCAAGGGCGCCGACGACGTGGTGCTCCTCGGCATTCCCACCCGCGGTGTCTACCTCGCCCGCCGGCTGGCCGCCAAGCTCGAAGAGATCACCGGTACGAAGATCCCGGTCGGCTCCCTCGACATCACCATGTACCGCGACGACCTGCGGATGAAGCCCGCCCGCGCGATCGGTCGCACCGAGATCCCCGGCGACGACCTCGACGGCCGCCTCGTCGTCCTCGTCGACGACGTGCTCTTCTCCGGCCGCACCATCCGCGCCGCCCTCGACGCCCTCGGTGACCTCGGCCGCCCCCGCGCCGTGCAGCTCGCCGTCCTCGTCGACCGGGGCCACCGAGAGCTGCCCATCCGCGCCGACTACGTCGGCAAGAACCTCCCCACGTCGCTGCGGGAGACCGTCAAGGTCCAGCTCCAGGAGGAGGACGGCCGTGACGCCGTGCTGCTCGGCCAGCGGACCACCCAGGCAGCAGGTCAGTAG
- a CDS encoding quinone-dependent dihydroorotate dehydrogenase: MYKTFFNLVFKRMDPEQAHYLAFRWIRGAARTPVLRTFVAAALAPRHEELRTEALGLRMHGPFGLAAGFDKNAVAIDGMSMLGFDHIEIGTVTAEPQPGNPKKRLFRLVPDRALINRMGFNNEGSAAVAARLAAREAVFRTVVGVNIGKTKVVPEEEAVGDYVASTERLARHADYLVVNVSSPNTPGLRNLQATESLRPLLTAVREAADRTVTDRRVPLLVKIAPDLADEDVDAVADLALELGLDGIIATNTTIAREGLGLKSDPSLVKETGGLSGAPVKERSLEVLRRLYARVGDRLVLVGVGGIENAEDAWQRILAGATLIQGYSAFIYEGPFYARAIHKGLAARLATSPYATLAEAVGAETRKATK; the protein is encoded by the coding sequence ATGTACAAAACATTCTTCAACCTGGTCTTCAAGCGGATGGACCCCGAGCAGGCCCACTACCTGGCCTTCCGCTGGATCCGCGGCGCCGCCCGCACCCCCGTGCTGCGCACCTTCGTCGCGGCCGCCCTGGCCCCGCGCCACGAGGAGCTCCGCACCGAGGCCCTCGGCCTGCGCATGCACGGCCCCTTCGGCCTCGCCGCCGGCTTCGACAAGAACGCCGTCGCCATCGACGGCATGTCGATGCTCGGCTTCGACCACATCGAGATCGGCACGGTCACCGCCGAGCCGCAGCCCGGCAACCCGAAGAAGCGGCTCTTCCGCCTCGTGCCGGACCGCGCGCTGATCAACCGCATGGGCTTCAACAACGAGGGCTCGGCGGCCGTGGCGGCCCGCCTGGCAGCCCGTGAGGCGGTCTTCCGGACCGTGGTCGGCGTCAACATCGGCAAGACGAAGGTCGTGCCCGAGGAGGAGGCCGTGGGGGACTACGTGGCCTCCACCGAGCGCCTCGCCCGGCACGCCGACTACCTCGTCGTGAACGTCTCCTCGCCCAACACCCCGGGCCTGCGCAACCTCCAGGCCACCGAGTCGCTGCGCCCGCTGCTGACGGCCGTGCGCGAGGCCGCGGACCGCACGGTGACCGACCGCCGGGTACCGCTGCTGGTCAAGATCGCCCCCGACCTGGCGGACGAGGACGTCGACGCGGTCGCCGACCTGGCCCTGGAGCTCGGCCTCGACGGCATCATCGCGACGAACACCACCATCGCCCGCGAGGGGCTGGGCCTGAAGTCCGACCCCTCGCTGGTGAAGGAGACCGGCGGACTCTCCGGCGCCCCGGTCAAGGAGCGCTCCCTGGAGGTCCTGCGCCGCCTGTACGCCCGGGTGGGGGACCGGCTGGTCCTGGTCGGGGTCGGCGGCATCGAGAACGCCGAGGACGCCTGGCAGCGGATCCTGGCCGGCGCCACGCTGATCCAGGGCTACAGCGCCTTCATCTACGAGGGCCCCTTCTACGCCCGCGCCATCCACAAGGGCCTCGCCGCGCGCCTGGCCACCAGCCCGTACGCGACGCTCGCCGAAGCGGTGGGCGCCGAGACCCGAAAGGCCACCAAGTGA
- the nusB gene encoding transcription antitermination factor NusB codes for MAARSNARKRAFQILFEADQRGVPVREVLADWIRHARSDDRQPPVSAFTMDLVEGYADKVNRIDDLIVTYAVDWDLDRMPVADRNIVRLGAYELIWVDDTPDAVAIDEAVQLAKEFSTDESPSFVNGLLARFKDLKPSLRRSES; via the coding sequence GTGGCTGCTCGGAGCAATGCGCGCAAGCGCGCCTTCCAGATCCTTTTCGAGGCCGACCAGCGCGGGGTGCCCGTACGCGAGGTGCTCGCGGACTGGATCCGTCACGCGCGGTCGGACGACCGGCAGCCGCCGGTCAGCGCCTTCACGATGGATCTCGTCGAGGGTTACGCCGACAAGGTGAACCGCATCGACGACCTGATCGTCACCTACGCCGTGGACTGGGACCTCGACCGCATGCCGGTCGCTGACCGGAACATCGTGCGGCTCGGTGCCTACGAGCTGATCTGGGTGGACGACACCCCGGACGCCGTGGCCATCGACGAGGCCGTCCAGCTGGCCAAGGAGTTCTCGACGGACGAGTCCCCCTCGTTCGTGAACGGGCTGCTGGCCCGTTTCAAGGACCTGAAGCCGAGCCTGCGGCGCAGCGAGAGCTGA
- the bldD gene encoding transcriptional regulator BldD — protein sequence MSSEYAKQLGAKLRAIRTQQGLSLHGVEEKSQGRWKAVVVGSYERGDRAVTVQRLAELADFYGVPVQELLPGTTPGGAAEPPPKLRLDLERLAGVPAEKAGPLQRYAATIQSQRGDYNGKVLSIRQDDLRTLAVIYDQSPSVLTEQLISWGVLDADARRAVAHEEL from the coding sequence ATGTCCAGCGAATACGCCAAACAGCTCGGGGCCAAGCTCCGCGCCATCCGCACCCAGCAGGGCCTTTCCCTCCACGGTGTCGAGGAGAAGTCCCAGGGCCGGTGGAAGGCCGTCGTGGTCGGTTCCTACGAGCGCGGGGACCGCGCCGTGACCGTCCAGCGTCTCGCCGAGCTGGCGGACTTCTACGGGGTTCCGGTTCAGGAACTGCTGCCGGGCACGACTCCCGGCGGGGCGGCCGAGCCGCCGCCGAAGCTGCGTCTCGACCTGGAGCGCCTGGCGGGCGTCCCCGCCGAGAAGGCCGGCCCGCTGCAGCGCTACGCGGCGACGATCCAGAGCCAGCGCGGCGACTACAACGGCAAGGTGCTGTCGATCCGCCAGGACGACCTGCGCACCCTGGCCGTCATCTACGACCAGTCCCCCTCGGTCCTGACCGAGCAGCTGATCAGCTGGGGCGTGCTGGACGCGGACGCCCGTCGCGCGGTGGCGCACGAGGAACTCTGA
- a CDS encoding dihydroorotase → MSKILIRGAKVLGGDAQDVLIDGETIAEVGTGLSAEGATVIEAEGRILLPGLVDLHTHLREPGREDSETVLTGTRAAASGGYTAVFAMANTFPVADTAGVVEQVWRLGKESGYCDVQPIGAVTVGLEGKQLSELGAMHESAAHVTVFSDDGKCVDDAVIMRRALEYVKAFGGVVAQHAQEPRLTEGAQMNEGVVSAELGLGGWPAVAEESIIARDVLLAEHVGSRVHICHLSTAGSVEIVRWAKSRGIDVTAEVTPHHLLLTEELVRSYNAVYKVNPPLRTERDVLALREALADGTIDIVATDHAPHPHEDKDCEWAAAAMGMVGLETALSVVQQTMVETGLLDWAGVAERMSFAPARIGSLENHGRPVSAGEPANLTLVDTSYRGVVDPAHFASRSRNTPYEGRELPGRVTHTFLRGRATVVDGKLA, encoded by the coding sequence ATGAGCAAGATCCTTATCCGTGGCGCGAAGGTACTCGGCGGCGATGCGCAGGACGTCCTGATCGACGGCGAGACCATCGCGGAGGTCGGCACCGGCCTGTCCGCCGAGGGCGCGACCGTCATCGAGGCCGAGGGCCGGATCCTCCTCCCCGGCCTCGTCGACCTGCACACCCACCTGCGCGAGCCCGGCCGCGAGGACTCCGAGACCGTCCTCACCGGCACCCGCGCCGCCGCCTCCGGCGGCTACACCGCGGTGTTCGCCATGGCGAACACCTTCCCGGTCGCCGACACCGCCGGCGTCGTCGAGCAGGTCTGGCGCCTGGGCAAGGAATCCGGCTACTGCGACGTGCAGCCCATCGGCGCCGTCACCGTCGGCCTGGAGGGCAAGCAGCTCTCCGAGCTCGGCGCCATGCACGAGTCCGCCGCCCACGTCACCGTCTTCTCCGACGACGGCAAGTGCGTGGACGACGCCGTGATCATGCGCCGCGCCCTGGAGTACGTGAAGGCCTTCGGCGGCGTCGTCGCCCAGCACGCCCAGGAGCCCCGCCTCACCGAGGGCGCCCAGATGAACGAGGGCGTCGTCTCCGCGGAACTCGGTCTCGGCGGCTGGCCGGCCGTCGCCGAGGAGTCGATCATCGCCCGCGACGTCCTGCTCGCCGAGCACGTCGGTTCCCGCGTCCACATCTGCCACCTCTCCACCGCCGGCTCCGTCGAGATCGTCCGCTGGGCCAAGTCCCGCGGCATCGACGTCACCGCCGAGGTCACCCCGCACCACCTCCTCCTCACCGAGGAGCTCGTGCGCTCCTACAACGCGGTCTACAAGGTCAACCCGCCGCTGCGCACCGAGCGCGACGTGCTGGCCCTGCGCGAGGCGCTCGCCGACGGCACGATCGACATCGTCGCCACCGACCACGCCCCGCACCCGCACGAGGACAAGGACTGCGAGTGGGCCGCCGCCGCCATGGGCATGGTCGGCCTGGAGACCGCGCTCTCCGTCGTCCAGCAGACGATGGTGGAGACCGGACTGCTCGACTGGGCGGGCGTCGCCGAGCGGATGTCCTTCGCCCCGGCGCGCATCGGCAGCCTGGAGAACCACGGCCGTCCCGTCTCGGCAGGTGAACCCGCGAACCTGACCTTGGTCGATACCTCGTACCGTGGTGTCGTGGACCCCGCACATTTCGCCTCCCGCAGCCGCAACACGCCTTACGAGGGCCGTGAGCTGCCGGGGCGCGTCACTCACACCTTCCTGCGGGGCCGGGCAACGGTCGTGGACGGGAAACTGGCGTGA
- a CDS encoding aspartate carbamoyltransferase catalytic subunit, whose protein sequence is MKRHLISAADLTRDDAVLILDTAEEMARVADRPIKKLPTLRGLTVVNLFFEDSTRTRISFEAAAKRLSADVINFSAKGSSVSKGESLKDTALTLEAMGADAVVIRHHASGAPYRLATSGWIDSAVVNAGDGTHEHPTQALLDAFTMRRRLVGRDAGLGKDLNGRRITIVGDVLHSRVARSNVHLLHTLGAEVTLVAPPTLVPIGVETWPCEVSYSLDDVLPKSDAVMMLRVQRERMNAAFFPTEREYSRRYGLDGDRMAKMPEHAIVMHPGPMNRGMEITAQVADSDRCTAVEQVANGVSTRMAVLYLLLGGSEPAVSTTPAAPARTEESK, encoded by the coding sequence ATGAAGCGCCACCTCATCTCGGCCGCCGATCTCACGCGCGACGACGCCGTCCTGATCCTCGACACCGCCGAGGAGATGGCCCGCGTCGCGGACCGGCCGATCAAGAAGCTGCCCACCCTGCGCGGCCTCACCGTCGTCAACCTCTTCTTCGAGGACTCGACCCGCACCCGGATCTCCTTCGAGGCGGCCGCCAAGCGCCTCTCGGCCGACGTCATCAACTTCTCCGCGAAGGGTTCGTCCGTTTCCAAGGGCGAATCCCTGAAGGACACCGCGCTGACCCTGGAGGCCATGGGCGCCGACGCGGTCGTCATCCGCCACCACGCCTCCGGCGCCCCCTACCGGCTCGCGACCTCCGGCTGGATCGACTCCGCCGTGGTCAACGCCGGCGACGGCACCCACGAGCACCCCACCCAGGCCCTGCTGGACGCCTTCACCATGCGCCGCCGCCTGGTCGGCCGCGACGCGGGCCTCGGCAAGGACCTGAACGGCCGCCGGATCACCATCGTCGGCGACGTCCTGCACAGCCGCGTGGCACGCTCCAACGTCCACCTGCTGCACACCCTCGGCGCCGAGGTCACCCTGGTGGCCCCGCCCACGCTCGTCCCGATCGGCGTCGAGACCTGGCCGTGCGAGGTCTCGTACAGCCTCGACGACGTGCTGCCGAAGTCCGATGCGGTGATGATGCTGCGTGTGCAGCGCGAACGCATGAACGCCGCCTTCTTCCCGACCGAGCGCGAGTACTCCCGCCGGTACGGGCTCGACGGCGACCGCATGGCGAAGATGCCCGAGCACGCCATCGTGATGCACCCCGGCCCGATGAACCGCGGCATGGAGATCACCGCCCAGGTCGCCGACTCCGACCGCTGCACGGCCGTCGAGCAGGTCGCCAACGGCGTCTCCACCCGGATGGCCGTCCTGTACCTGCTGCTCGGAGGCTCCGAGCCCGCCGTCAGCACCACTCCCGCCGCCCCCGCCCGTACCGAGGAGAGCAAGTAA
- the carA gene encoding glutamine-hydrolyzing carbamoyl-phosphate synthase small subunit has product MTTSTRGAAKAPAVLVLEDGRIFRGRAYGAVGETFGEAVFSTGMTGYQETLTDPSYHRQVVVMTAPHVGNTGVNDEDPESSRIWVAGYVVRDPARVPSNWRSRRSLDEELVKQGVVGISGIDTRALTRHLRERGAMRVGIFSGEAWVGIRDEALLAKVQSQPQMKGANLSAEVATKEAYVVPAIGEKRFTVAAVDLGIKGMTPHRMAERGIEVHVLPATATVEDVYAVEPDGVFFSNGPGDPATADHAVSVMQGVLARKTPLFGICFGNQILGRALGFGTYKLKYGHRGINQPVQDRTTGKVEITAHNHGFAVDAPLDKVSETAYGRAEVSHVCLNDNVVEGLQLLDQPAFSVQYHPEAAAGPHDAAYLFDRFTSLMETALMEAERA; this is encoded by the coding sequence ATGACGACCTCCACCAGGGGAGCAGCCAAAGCTCCCGCCGTACTCGTCCTGGAGGACGGTCGGATCTTCCGCGGCCGCGCCTACGGCGCTGTGGGGGAGACCTTCGGCGAGGCCGTGTTCTCCACCGGCATGACCGGCTACCAGGAGACCCTCACCGACCCGTCGTACCACCGGCAGGTCGTCGTGATGACCGCCCCGCACGTGGGCAACACCGGCGTCAACGACGAGGACCCCGAATCCTCCCGTATCTGGGTGGCCGGCTACGTCGTCCGCGACCCCGCCCGCGTCCCCTCCAACTGGCGCTCGCGGCGCTCGCTGGACGAGGAGCTCGTCAAGCAGGGCGTCGTCGGGATCTCCGGCATCGACACCCGCGCCCTGACCCGCCACCTGCGCGAGCGCGGCGCCATGCGCGTCGGCATCTTCTCCGGCGAGGCCTGGGTCGGCATCCGCGACGAGGCCCTGCTCGCCAAGGTCCAGTCGCAGCCGCAGATGAAGGGCGCGAACCTCTCCGCCGAGGTCGCCACCAAGGAGGCGTACGTCGTCCCCGCGATCGGCGAGAAGCGCTTCACCGTCGCCGCCGTCGACCTCGGCATCAAGGGCATGACCCCGCACCGGATGGCCGAGCGCGGCATCGAGGTCCACGTGCTGCCCGCCACCGCCACCGTCGAGGACGTGTACGCGGTCGAGCCCGACGGCGTGTTCTTCTCCAACGGCCCGGGCGACCCGGCCACCGCCGACCACGCGGTCTCCGTCATGCAGGGCGTGCTCGCCCGCAAGACCCCGCTCTTCGGCATCTGCTTCGGCAACCAGATCCTGGGCCGCGCGCTCGGCTTCGGCACCTACAAGCTGAAGTACGGCCACCGCGGCATCAACCAGCCGGTCCAGGACCGCACCACCGGCAAGGTCGAGATCACCGCGCACAACCACGGCTTCGCCGTCGACGCGCCCCTCGACAAGGTCTCCGAGACCGCCTACGGCCGCGCCGAGGTCTCCCACGTCTGCCTGAACGACAACGTCGTCGAAGGCCTCCAGCTGCTCGACCAGCCGGCCTTCAGCGTCCAGTACCACCCCGAGGCGGCCGCGGGCCCGCACGACGCCGCGTACCTCTTCGACCGCTTCACGTCTTTGATGGAAACCGCCCTGATGGAGGCCGAGCGTGCCTAA
- the carB gene encoding carbamoyl-phosphate synthase large subunit codes for MPKRTDIQSVLVIGSGPIVIGQAAEFDYSGTQACRILKAEGLRVILVNSNPATIMTDPEIADATYVEPITPEFVEKIIAKERPDALLPTLGGQTALNTAISMHEQGVLEKYGVELIGANVEAINKGEDRDLFKGVVEAVKAKIGYGESARSVICHSMDDVIKGVETLGGYPVVVRPSFTMGGAGSGFAHDEDELRRIAGQGLTLSPTTEVLLEESILGWKEYELELMRDTKDNVVVVCSIENFDPMGVHTGDSITVAPAMTLTDREYQRLRDIGIAIIREVGVDTGGCNIQFAIDPVDGRVIVIEMNPRVSRSSALASKATGFPIAKIAAKLAIGYTLDEVPNDITEKTPASFEPSLDYVVVKAPRFAFEKFPLADATLTTTMKSVGEAMAIGRNFTEALQKALRSLEKKGSQFTFVGPTGDKDELLATAVRPTDGRINTVMQAIRAGATQEEVFEFTKIDPWFVDQLFLIKEIADELAAAEKLQPELLAEAKRHGFSDTQIAEIRGLREDVVREVRHALGVRPVYKTVDTCAAEFAAKTPYFYSSYDEESEVAPRTKPAVIILGSGPNRIGQGIEFDYSCVHASFALSDAGYETVMVNCNPETVSTDYDTSDRLYFEPLTLEDVLEIVHAESLAGPIAGVVVQLGGQTPLGLAQALKDNGVPVVGTSPEAIHAAEDRGAFGQVLAEAGLPAPKHGTATTFAGAKAIADEIGYPVLVRPSYVLGGRGMEIVYDEARLESYIAESTEISPTRPVLVDRFLDDAIEIDVDALYDGHELYLGGVMEHIEEAGIHSGDSACALPPITLGGYDIKRLRASTEAIAKGVGVRGLINIQFAMAGDILYVLEANPRASRTVPFTSKATAVPLAKAAARISLGTTIAELRAEGLLPKTGDGGTLPIDAPISVKEAVMPWSRFRDIHGRGVDTVLGPEMRSTGEVMGIDAVFGTAYAKSQAGAYGPLPTKGRAFISVANRDKRSMIFPARELVAHGFELMATSGTAEVLRRNGINATVVRKLSEGEGPNGEKTIVQLIHDGQVDLIVNTPYGTGGRLDGYEIRTAAVARSVPCLTTVQALAAAVQGIDALNRGDVGVRSLQEHAEHLTAARD; via the coding sequence GTGCCTAAGCGCACCGATATCCAGTCCGTCCTGGTCATCGGCTCCGGCCCGATCGTCATCGGACAGGCCGCCGAGTTCGACTACTCCGGCACCCAGGCCTGCCGCATCCTCAAGGCCGAGGGCCTGCGGGTCATCCTGGTCAACTCCAACCCCGCGACGATCATGACCGACCCGGAGATCGCCGACGCCACGTACGTCGAGCCGATCACCCCCGAGTTCGTCGAGAAGATCATCGCGAAGGAGCGCCCCGACGCGCTGCTCCCGACCCTCGGCGGCCAGACCGCGCTCAACACCGCCATCTCCATGCACGAGCAGGGTGTGCTGGAGAAGTACGGCGTCGAGCTCATCGGCGCCAACGTCGAGGCCATCAACAAGGGCGAGGACCGCGACCTCTTCAAGGGCGTCGTCGAGGCCGTCAAGGCCAAGATCGGATACGGCGAGTCCGCCCGCTCGGTCATCTGCCACTCCATGGACGACGTCATCAAGGGCGTCGAGACCCTCGGCGGCTACCCCGTCGTCGTGCGCCCCTCCTTCACCATGGGCGGCGCCGGCTCCGGCTTCGCCCACGACGAGGACGAGCTGCGCCGCATCGCCGGCCAGGGCCTCACGCTCTCCCCGACCACCGAGGTGCTCCTTGAGGAGTCCATCCTCGGCTGGAAGGAGTACGAGCTGGAGCTGATGCGCGACACCAAGGACAACGTGGTCGTCGTCTGCTCCATCGAGAACTTCGACCCGATGGGCGTCCACACCGGCGACTCCATCACCGTCGCCCCGGCGATGACGCTGACCGACCGCGAGTACCAGCGGCTGCGCGACATCGGCATCGCGATCATCCGCGAGGTCGGCGTCGACACCGGCGGCTGCAACATCCAGTTCGCGATCGACCCGGTCGACGGCCGCGTCATCGTCATCGAGATGAACCCGCGCGTCTCCCGCTCCTCGGCGCTCGCGTCGAAGGCCACCGGCTTCCCGATCGCCAAGATCGCCGCCAAGCTGGCCATCGGCTACACGCTCGACGAGGTCCCCAACGACATCACCGAGAAGACCCCGGCCTCCTTCGAGCCGTCCCTCGACTACGTCGTCGTCAAGGCCCCGCGCTTCGCCTTCGAGAAGTTCCCGCTGGCCGACGCCACCCTCACCACCACCATGAAGTCGGTCGGCGAGGCCATGGCCATCGGCCGCAACTTCACCGAGGCCCTCCAGAAGGCCCTGCGCTCGCTGGAGAAGAAGGGCTCGCAGTTCACCTTCGTCGGCCCCACCGGCGACAAGGACGAGCTGCTCGCCACCGCGGTCCGCCCGACCGACGGCCGCATCAACACCGTCATGCAGGCCATCCGCGCCGGCGCCACCCAGGAGGAGGTCTTCGAGTTCACGAAGATCGACCCCTGGTTCGTCGACCAGCTCTTCCTCATCAAGGAGATCGCGGACGAGCTCGCCGCCGCCGAGAAGCTCCAGCCCGAGCTGCTCGCCGAGGCCAAGCGCCACGGCTTCTCCGACACCCAGATCGCCGAGATCCGCGGCCTGCGCGAGGACGTCGTCCGCGAGGTCCGGCACGCGCTGGGCGTCCGCCCGGTCTACAAGACGGTCGACACCTGCGCCGCCGAGTTCGCCGCGAAGACCCCGTACTTCTACTCCTCGTACGACGAGGAGTCCGAGGTCGCGCCCCGCACCAAGCCCGCGGTGATCATCCTGGGCTCCGGCCCGAACCGCATCGGCCAGGGCATCGAGTTCGACTACTCCTGCGTCCACGCCTCCTTCGCCCTGAGCGACGCCGGCTACGAGACCGTGATGGTCAACTGCAACCCGGAGACCGTCTCCACGGACTACGACACCTCCGACCGCCTGTACTTCGAGCCGCTCACGCTCGAGGACGTGCTGGAGATCGTCCACGCCGAGTCGCTGGCCGGCCCCATCGCCGGTGTCGTCGTCCAGCTCGGCGGCCAGACCCCGCTGGGCCTCGCCCAGGCCCTCAAGGACAACGGCGTCCCCGTCGTCGGCACCTCCCCGGAGGCCATCCACGCCGCCGAGGACCGCGGCGCCTTCGGCCAGGTCCTCGCCGAGGCCGGCCTGCCGGCCCCCAAGCACGGCACCGCCACCACCTTCGCCGGTGCGAAGGCGATCGCCGACGAGATCGGCTACCCGGTCCTGGTGCGCCCGTCCTACGTGCTCGGCGGCCGCGGCATGGAGATCGTCTACGACGAGGCCCGCCTCGAGTCGTACATCGCCGAGTCCACCGAGATCTCGCCGACCCGCCCCGTGCTGGTCGACCGCTTCCTCGACGACGCGATCGAGATCGACGTCGACGCGCTCTACGACGGCCACGAGCTCTACCTCGGCGGCGTCATGGAGCACATCGAGGAAGCCGGCATCCACTCCGGCGACTCCGCCTGCGCCCTGCCCCCGATCACCCTCGGCGGCTACGACATCAAGCGCCTGCGCGCCTCCACCGAGGCGATCGCCAAGGGCGTCGGCGTCCGCGGCCTGATCAACATCCAGTTCGCGATGGCCGGGGACATCCTCTACGTCCTGGAGGCCAACCCGCGCGCCTCCCGGACCGTCCCCTTCACCTCGAAGGCCACCGCCGTCCCCCTCGCGAAGGCCGCCGCCCGCATCTCGCTCGGCACCACCATCGCCGAGCTGCGCGCCGAGGGCCTGCTGCCGAAGACCGGCGACGGCGGCACCCTGCCGATCGACGCGCCGATCTCCGTCAAGGAGGCCGTCATGCCGTGGTCGCGCTTCCGCGACATCCACGGCCGCGGCGTGGACACCGTCCTCGGCCCCGAGATGCGCTCCACCGGCGAGGTCATGGGCATCGACGCCGTCTTCGGCACCGCCTACGCCAAGTCGCAGGCCGGCGCCTACGGCCCGCTGCCCACCAAGGGCCGCGCCTTCATCTCCGTCGCCAACCGCGACAAGCGCTCGATGATCTTCCCGGCGCGCGAGCTCGTCGCCCACGGCTTCGAGCTGATGGCCACCTCCGGCACCGCCGAGGTGCTGCGCCGCAACGGCATCAACGCCACCGTGGTGCGCAAGCTCAGCGAGGGTGAGGGCCCGAACGGCGAGAAGACCATCGTCCAGCTGATCCACGACGGCCAGGTCGACCTGATCGTCAACACCCCGTACGGCACCGGCGGCCGCCTCGACGGCTACGAGATCCGTACGGCTGCCGTGGCCCGCAGCGTCCCCTGCCTGACCACGGTCCAGGCGCTCGCCGCCGCCGTCCAGGGCATCGACGCGCTCAACCGCGGCGACGTGGGCGTCCGCTCCCTCCAGGAGCACGCGGAGCACCTGACCGCAGCCCGCGACTGA